Proteins encoded together in one Pontiella desulfatans window:
- a CDS encoding type II toxin-antitoxin system RelE/ParE family toxin — MKWDVEYTDEFEGWWESLSEAVQDDVVATVNLLGEKGPSLPFPFSSGIAGSKHSHMRELRVQHAGDPYRVLYAFDSRRCAILLIGGNKVGNNRWYDEFVPQADKIYDKHMEELEKEGLL; from the coding sequence ATGAAATGGGATGTCGAATATACGGATGAATTTGAGGGCTGGTGGGAATCGCTTTCCGAAGCTGTGCAGGATGACGTTGTGGCTACTGTAAATCTGCTTGGCGAAAAGGGGCCATCTCTCCCGTTTCCATTCAGCTCGGGAATAGCTGGATCCAAGCATAGTCATATGCGTGAGTTGAGGGTTCAGCATGCAGGTGACCCGTATCGGGTATTATATGCCTTTGATTCCAGACGATGTGCGATCCTGTTGATTGGCGGAAATAAGGTTGGTAATAACCGTTGGTACGATGAATTCGTTCCTCAGGCGGATAAGATATACGATAAACATATGGAAGAATTAGAGAAGGAGGGTTTGCTATGA
- a CDS encoding XRE family transcriptional regulator: MSKSFKKLLADMPEERLEKIKIKTEVLKNELALKELRQAMELTQEELAKELHVNQAAVSKFESQSDIYISTLRKILFAMGGELRIVAHFDDGDVLINQFDDIRKSEAVAV, translated from the coding sequence ATGAGTAAGTCATTCAAAAAGCTATTAGCCGATATGCCCGAAGAGCGCCTGGAAAAAATAAAAATCAAGACTGAGGTCCTGAAAAATGAACTGGCTCTAAAAGAGTTACGCCAGGCTATGGAATTGACTCAGGAGGAGCTGGCCAAGGAGCTGCATGTTAATCAGGCTGCAGTTTCAAAGTTTGAAAGTCAGTCGGATATCTATATTAGCACGTTGCGCAAGATTCTTTTTGCTATGGGTGGAGAACTTAGGATCGTTGCTCACTTCGATGATGGCGATGTTCTAATCAATCAGTTCGATGATATTCGTAAAAGTGAAGCCGTGGCGGTGTAA
- a CDS encoding sulfatase-like hydrolase/transferase, whose amino-acid sequence MKRCEQLIFWTVCFAGMVMTAHSAARPNIVFIFTDDHATQAISAYGGILAKVAPTAHLDQLAADGMRFNRCMVGNSICGPSRATILTGKHSHKNGFKVNEKGVFDGSQQSFPKLLQKAACAFRLSPTGLVKLSRTHSAICRLASKICSRPL is encoded by the coding sequence ATGAAGCGGTGTGAACAATTAATTTTTTGGACAGTCTGTTTTGCGGGGATGGTGATGACTGCCCACTCGGCCGCGCGACCGAATATAGTTTTTATTTTTACGGACGATCATGCCACCCAGGCGATCAGTGCTTACGGTGGAATCCTTGCGAAAGTCGCACCGACCGCGCACCTTGACCAGCTTGCGGCTGATGGAATGCGGTTTAACCGTTGTATGGTGGGTAATTCGATCTGCGGGCCGAGTCGCGCCACCATTCTGACCGGTAAGCACAGCCACAAAAATGGTTTCAAGGTGAATGAAAAAGGGGTGTTCGACGGTTCGCAGCAATCCTTTCCCAAGCTGTTGCAGAAGGCGGCGTGCGCGTTCCGTTTATCGCCTACTGGCCTGGTAAAATTAAGCCGAACACATTCTGCGATCTGCCGATTGGCATCGAAGATATGTTCCCGACCATTATGA
- a CDS encoding sulfatase/phosphatase domain-containing protein, with translation MRVPFIAYWPGKIKPNTFCDLPIGIEDMFPTIMNVVGQAGDLDAMRLDGQSIFPLLEDPKNKANQYTRDTFFWHKAGDPRSAIRKGDYKLIYDDQGYLELYNIAQDIEEKNDLAEKMPEKAQELVKQIDVIIDEVVPLKYQRRPNPLYDPEANANSKLRPYRNLRNLPVEKLTGSAAVRKNPAQKPAVSTKKSSAHLMPAGKTFESRVWAKGKKQEMEGSLADIFVNPKGKTILTIKTANGQTSMLGSKVLQADDLKYLKSVGAKLPAK, from the coding sequence GTGCGCGTTCCGTTTATCGCCTACTGGCCTGGTAAAATTAAGCCGAACACATTCTGCGATCTGCCGATTGGCATCGAAGATATGTTCCCGACCATTATGAATGTGGTGGGACAAGCCGGCGATTTGGACGCAATGAGGTTGGACGGGCAATCGATTTTTCCGCTGCTCGAAGATCCGAAAAACAAAGCCAATCAATACACCCGCGATACCTTCTTCTGGCATAAAGCCGGCGATCCTCGCAGTGCGATTCGAAAAGGCGATTACAAGTTGATCTATGACGATCAGGGCTATCTCGAGCTCTACAACATCGCGCAGGATATCGAAGAGAAAAACGATCTCGCCGAAAAGATGCCGGAAAAAGCGCAGGAGCTGGTTAAGCAAATCGACGTCATAATCGACGAAGTCGTGCCGCTAAAATATCAGCGTCGTCCCAACCCTCTGTATGATCCCGAAGCCAACGCAAATAGCAAGCTGCGCCCCTATCGGAATCTCCGCAACCTGCCGGTTGAGAAACTGACCGGTAGTGCGGCGGTCCGTAAAAACCCGGCACAGAAACCCGCTGTATCTACGAAGAAATCCAGCGCCCACCTGATGCCTGCCGGCAAAACGTTTGAAAGCCGGGTTTGGGCTAAAGGAAAAAAGCAGGAGATGGAAGGATCGCTCGCCGATATTTTCGTGAACCCGAAAGGCAAAACAATTCTGACCATCAAAACAGCCAACGGTCAAACGAGCATGCTCGGTTCGAAGGTGTTGCAGGCGGACGATTTGAAATACCTCAAAAGCGTCGGCGCCAAACTCCCCGCTAAATAG
- a CDS encoding IS4 family transposase, which yields MKKQRQKHKPAGHRYTTLKQMCNLIPGHMVSNLAKKHGVDARCRTYTPWSHVVSLMYAHFSHALGLNDVCDALQMNAAALSTIRGAVPPSRNNLSHANRVRSADMAEELYWSMMKHLMDTVPGFAKGKVRRGYLRRFSKAIHAMDSTTVQLVANCMDWAKHRRRKAAAKCHLRLDLQSFLPRCAIVDTAKHHDSTKAQALCAGLKSGEIAVFDKAYTKFGHLYELTERGIWWVGRAKDNMQYDVVRTLETTGHKRIIRDEVIEMALEKSKEAYPSELRRVVALVEINGKDVEMVFMTNHMEWSAWTIAELYRCRWDIEVFFKEIKQTLQLSDFLGYSANAVRWQVWTGLLVHLLMRCLAFMHGWGHSFKRLFTVVRAALWRRWDLTALLESYGTAKPPSRIRGAPEQAYLPGFV from the coding sequence ATGAAAAAACAAAGACAAAAACACAAACCAGCCGGACATAGGTATACTACCTTGAAACAAATGTGCAATCTGATTCCCGGACACATGGTGTCGAACCTTGCGAAGAAGCATGGCGTAGACGCCCGATGCCGGACGTACACGCCGTGGAGCCATGTGGTTTCGTTGATGTACGCCCACTTCTCGCACGCGCTTGGACTCAATGATGTGTGCGACGCGCTCCAGATGAATGCGGCGGCGCTCTCGACTATACGAGGTGCAGTTCCTCCTTCGCGCAACAACCTGAGCCATGCGAACAGGGTCCGCAGCGCGGACATGGCTGAAGAACTCTACTGGAGCATGATGAAGCATCTGATGGATACGGTTCCGGGCTTCGCGAAAGGCAAAGTTCGGCGCGGATACCTTCGGCGCTTCAGCAAGGCGATCCATGCGATGGACTCGACCACGGTCCAACTGGTCGCCAACTGCATGGACTGGGCGAAGCACCGCCGTCGCAAAGCCGCGGCCAAGTGTCATCTGCGCCTCGACCTGCAGAGCTTTCTGCCCCGGTGCGCCATCGTTGATACGGCGAAGCACCATGATAGCACCAAGGCGCAGGCGTTGTGCGCAGGGCTCAAATCCGGTGAAATCGCCGTGTTCGACAAGGCTTACACGAAATTCGGGCATCTCTACGAACTGACGGAGCGCGGCATCTGGTGGGTAGGCCGGGCCAAGGACAACATGCAATACGATGTGGTGCGCACGCTCGAAACTACCGGACACAAGCGCATCATTCGCGACGAGGTGATTGAGATGGCGCTCGAAAAATCGAAGGAGGCCTACCCGAGCGAGCTGCGCCGCGTCGTTGCCCTCGTGGAGATCAACGGCAAAGATGTCGAAATGGTCTTCATGACCAACCACATGGAGTGGAGCGCGTGGACGATCGCTGAACTCTACCGTTGCCGATGGGACATCGAGGTATTTTTCAAAGAGATCAAGCAGACGCTCCAGCTCTCCGACTTCCTCGGCTACAGCGCCAACGCCGTTCGCTGGCAGGTCTGGACGGGGCTGCTGGTGCATCTGCTCATGCGCTGCCTGGCGTTCATGCACGGGTGGGGACACAGCTTCAAGCGTCTCTTTACCGTTGTGCGCGCCGCGCTGTGGCGACGCTGGGATCTGACGGCCTTGCTGGAATCCTATGGGACAGCCAAACCACCCAGTCGTATCAGAGGAGCACCGGAACAGGCGTATCTGCCGGGGTTCGTCTAA
- a CDS encoding replication-relaxation family protein — protein MPADKDINLMVVAAELRVSTPIQLAQFLDTSEQMVRRRTRRLAADGLLNIGSRGIGRRRGRPENLFSVTESGVQFLKEHGRLDACVKPSSVTDSGIGTLIDHQVMLNSVRCALEQTVRLKPELTLRFISSTSPSHVKKTGAPIISDHVESADGESFSFTPDAVFCLTDTTQDKGLLFFMEIDMGTERVAARKSKAISDVRRKVLVYRTYLGRNGYKRYEDPNWFNRKLLGFRVLLVTSSTPRLESLCTLTREMAPSDFVWLTCDALLIDSGLDAPVWHGGGEESPYSIMGANREVESWKSV, from the coding sequence ATGCCGGCGGATAAGGATATTAACCTCATGGTGGTCGCAGCCGAACTGAGGGTTTCGACCCCGATCCAGCTTGCGCAGTTTCTCGATACATCAGAGCAGATGGTTCGACGGCGGACGCGGCGCCTGGCAGCGGATGGGTTGCTCAACATCGGCTCTCGCGGCATTGGACGCCGGCGCGGTCGGCCGGAAAACCTGTTCTCCGTCACGGAATCAGGTGTTCAGTTTTTAAAAGAACACGGGCGGCTGGATGCATGTGTGAAACCTTCCTCGGTCACTGACTCGGGCATCGGCACTCTGATAGACCATCAGGTTATGCTTAACTCGGTACGGTGTGCCCTCGAGCAGACCGTCAGGCTAAAGCCGGAACTGACTCTACGCTTCATCTCCTCAACATCTCCTTCACATGTAAAGAAAACCGGGGCACCGATTATATCGGATCATGTTGAAAGTGCAGATGGTGAGTCTTTTTCCTTCACTCCTGACGCGGTGTTTTGTCTCACTGACACGACGCAAGACAAAGGGCTCCTCTTCTTTATGGAGATTGACATGGGCACGGAAAGGGTCGCGGCACGAAAATCAAAAGCTATAAGCGATGTGCGGCGCAAGGTGCTTGTCTACCGTACATACCTCGGTCGAAATGGCTACAAACGATACGAAGACCCAAACTGGTTTAATCGAAAACTCCTTGGGTTCAGGGTGCTGCTGGTGACATCAAGCACACCTCGTCTGGAGTCGCTTTGCACATTGACGCGCGAAATGGCCCCGAGCGACTTCGTGTGGCTCACCTGCGACGCGTTACTGATAGATTCGGGCCTCGATGCTCCAGTGTGGCATGGTGGTGGCGAGGAATCTCCGTATTCGATCATGGGAGCAAATCGGGAAGTCGAATCTTGGAAATCTGTATAA